Proteins found in one Erythrobacter sp. KY5 genomic segment:
- a CDS encoding ammonium transporter gives MKKPLLTGVALIAGSAFAAQPALAAVPDAEVVSAGTAYIFNTLLFLIGGFLVMWMAAGFAMLEAGLVRAKNTSTQCIKNIGLYSIAGLMFWVIGYSIAYPGFAEGSLGLFGIGSAPYSMQGVGEADTGTGYSVASDWFFQMVFCATTASIVSGTVAERVKIVPFFIFVTVLTGVIYPVVVSWEWGGGYLDSVHGFSDFAGSTLVHSTGGWAALVGALIIGARVGRYGADGRVNVFPGANIPLATLGTFILWLGWFGFNGASQLAMGTVGDASDVSKIFVNTNMAACAGVVVAIILTQVMYKKADVTMALNGALAGLVSITAEPLAPTVGQSILIGGIGGVIVVLTVPMLDKFKIDDVVGAIPVHLFAGIWGTLIVAWTGDATFLGQLVGVLLTAVWVSLASAIVWLALKYTIGVRPTEEEEIAGLDHAEIGVEAYPEFART, from the coding sequence ATGAAAAAACCTCTCCTCACCGGCGTTGCCCTGATTGCAGGTTCGGCCTTTGCCGCGCAGCCCGCTCTTGCTGCCGTGCCTGACGCCGAAGTTGTGTCGGCTGGCACCGCCTACATCTTCAACACGCTGCTGTTTCTGATCGGCGGTTTCCTCGTCATGTGGATGGCCGCTGGTTTTGCCATGCTCGAAGCGGGCCTTGTGCGTGCCAAGAACACGTCCACTCAATGTATCAAGAATATCGGCCTCTATTCGATTGCGGGCCTGATGTTCTGGGTGATCGGCTATTCGATTGCCTATCCCGGTTTCGCCGAGGGTTCGCTCGGCCTGTTCGGTATCGGCTCCGCGCCGTATTCGATGCAGGGCGTAGGTGAAGCCGACACAGGGACCGGATATTCGGTCGCGTCCGACTGGTTCTTCCAGATGGTGTTCTGCGCCACCACCGCTTCGATCGTCTCGGGCACGGTGGCCGAGCGTGTGAAGATCGTACCGTTCTTCATTTTCGTGACCGTGCTTACCGGCGTGATCTACCCGGTCGTGGTCAGTTGGGAGTGGGGCGGAGGCTATCTCGACAGCGTTCACGGCTTTAGCGACTTTGCCGGTTCGACGCTGGTCCACTCGACCGGGGGCTGGGCGGCTCTCGTCGGCGCTCTCATCATCGGAGCGCGCGTCGGTCGCTATGGCGCGGATGGCAGGGTCAACGTCTTTCCCGGCGCGAACATCCCGCTCGCAACGCTTGGTACCTTCATCCTTTGGCTCGGCTGGTTCGGCTTCAACGGCGCATCGCAGCTGGCGATGGGCACGGTTGGCGATGCTTCCGATGTCTCAAAGATCTTTGTGAACACCAATATGGCGGCCTGTGCCGGCGTGGTCGTCGCGATCATCCTGACCCAGGTGATGTACAAGAAGGCTGACGTCACCATGGCGCTCAACGGCGCGCTGGCCGGCCTCGTCTCGATCACTGCAGAGCCGCTCGCCCCGACCGTGGGCCAGTCGATCCTGATCGGCGGCATCGGCGGCGTGATCGTGGTGCTCACCGTTCCCATGCTCGACAAGTTCAAGATCGACGACGTGGTCGGCGCGATCCCGGTCCACTTGTTTGCGGGTATCTGGGGCACGCTGATCGTTGCCTGGACAGGCGATGCGACCTTCCTCGGCCAGCTGGTCGGTGTGTTGCTCACCGCTGTCTGGGTCAGCCTTGCATCAGCCATCGTCTGGCTCGCTCTCAAATACACCATCGGCGTGCGTCCGACGGAAGAAGAAGAGATTGCGGGCCTGGATCATGCCGAGATCGGTGTGGAGGCCTATCCCGAATTCGCTCGAACCTGA
- a CDS encoding P-II family nitrogen regulator, protein MKFIIAIIKPFKLDEVREALGSIGVAGMTVSEVKGFGRQKGQTEIYRGAEYSTNMLPKVKLEIAASDDIAAQVVETIQQTANTEAIGDGKIFVLDLASATRIRTGEAGETAL, encoded by the coding sequence ATGAAGTTCATCATCGCCATCATAAAACCATTCAAACTTGATGAAGTCCGCGAAGCGCTGGGCTCCATCGGGGTCGCCGGGATGACCGTTTCCGAAGTCAAGGGCTTCGGTCGCCAGAAAGGCCAGACCGAGATCTACCGCGGGGCCGAATACTCCACCAACATGCTGCCCAAGGTGAAGCTCGAGATCGCTGCCAGCGACGATATCGCCGCTCAGGTGGTCGAGACGATCCAGCAAACTGCCAACACCGAGGCAATCGGCGATGGCAAGATCTTCGTGCTCGACCTTGCATCGGCCACCCGCATTCGCACCGGCGAAGCGGGCGAAACCGCGCTCTAA
- a CDS encoding pyridoxamine 5'-phosphate oxidase family protein, whose translation MSDFFDALEPKHAAMIEKQPMFFVATAAPEGRINLSPKGYDAFRVLEPGKVAYLDLGGSGNETHAHLAADGRITIMFCNFERPALILRIYGRGRPVLPQDAEWEALAANFTLLPGTRQIFVIDIDSVQTSCGWGVPFMTLEGERETLKKAHRQSDPEQWKAKVASRTSSIDGLPTRATTQYIAGD comes from the coding sequence ATGTCTGATTTCTTCGATGCGCTAGAGCCCAAGCACGCGGCGATGATCGAGAAGCAGCCGATGTTCTTCGTCGCGACCGCCGCGCCCGAAGGTCGCATCAATCTCAGCCCCAAGGGTTATGACGCCTTCCGTGTTCTGGAGCCGGGAAAGGTAGCCTATCTCGACCTGGGCGGATCGGGCAATGAAACCCACGCGCACCTTGCTGCCGATGGCCGCATCACTATCATGTTTTGCAACTTCGAACGGCCAGCGCTGATCCTGCGCATTTATGGTCGCGGAAGGCCCGTGCTGCCTCAGGACGCCGAGTGGGAGGCGCTTGCGGCCAATTTCACGCTGCTGCCCGGCACGCGCCAGATTTTCGTGATCGATATCGACAGCGTGCAGACCAGCTGTGGCTGGGGCGTTCCTTTCATGACCCTGGAAGGTGAGCGCGAAACACTGAAGAAAGCGCATCGCCAGTCTGACCCGGAGCAATGGAAGGCGAAAGTCGCGTCTCGCACCAGCAGCATTGACGGCCTACCCACCCGCGCGACGACGCAATATATTGCGGGAGATTGA
- a CDS encoding alpha/beta fold hydrolase yields MNGSGPTSQSFISQRLKLNYEDWGGRGKPPLVLVHGGRDHARSWDWTAEALRDEYHVIAMDHRGHGDSDWVSDGNYGAGDMVYDLAQLIHQLGVGPVRIVSHSMGGNVALRYSGMFPEMVAKLVAIEGLGPSPEWKEKQRETPYPERMREWIEKKRKAAGRSPRKYESIEAAFARMIEENSYLTETQARHLTIHGVNRNEDGTYSWKFDPHLNVWGVEDIADEFMEATWGAITCPTLLMYGADSWASNPEKDGRIEHFNTAKVIEFEKAGHWLHHDQFDRFIGVVRDFLKD; encoded by the coding sequence ATGAACGGATCAGGTCCCACTTCACAGAGCTTCATCTCTCAGCGCCTCAAGCTCAATTACGAGGATTGGGGAGGCAGGGGAAAGCCGCCATTAGTGCTCGTCCATGGTGGACGCGACCACGCCCGCAGCTGGGACTGGACCGCCGAGGCACTGCGTGACGAATACCATGTCATCGCGATGGACCACCGGGGCCACGGCGACAGCGACTGGGTGTCCGACGGCAATTACGGCGCGGGTGACATGGTCTATGACCTCGCCCAACTGATCCACCAGCTCGGCGTCGGCCCGGTGCGGATCGTGTCGCACTCGATGGGCGGCAATGTCGCGCTGCGCTATTCCGGCATGTTCCCTGAAATGGTGGCCAAGCTTGTGGCGATTGAAGGTTTGGGCCCTTCGCCCGAATGGAAGGAAAAGCAGCGCGAGACGCCCTATCCAGAGCGCATGCGCGAATGGATCGAGAAGAAGCGCAAGGCCGCCGGGCGAAGCCCACGCAAATATGAGAGCATCGAGGCCGCCTTTGCCCGGATGATCGAGGAGAACTCCTATCTCACCGAGACCCAGGCGCGCCACCTCACCATCCACGGCGTCAACCGCAATGAAGACGGCACGTATAGCTGGAAATTCGATCCGCATCTCAACGTCTGGGGCGTCGAGGACATTGCTGACGAATTCATGGAAGCCACCTGGGGCGCGATCACCTGTCCCACGCTATTGATGTACGGCGCCGACAGCTGGGCTTCAAACCCGGAGAAAGATGGCCGGATCGAGCACTTCAATACGGCGAAGGTCATCGAGTTCGAAAAGGCCGGCCACTGGCTTCACCACGATCAGTTTGACCGCTTCATCGGGGTCGTGCGAGACTTCCTCAAGGATTAG
- a CDS encoding peptide chain release factor 3: MSNRRTFAIISHPDAGKTTLTEKLLLQGGAIHLAGEVKARGAARRARSDWMKIEQQRGISVTSSVMTFERDGVTFNLLDTPGHEDFSEDTYRTLTAVDSAVMVIDAAKGIEPQTRKLFEVCRLRNVPIITFVNKVDREGRDPFETLDEVADMLALDVSPQGWPIGMGGRFKGILDFETGEVSRPEGPSKEFLGRRDADPEIPEEFAEEAELAQVGYPEFDLEAYRSGDLTPVYFGSALKNFGVTELIEAIAKYAPPPRPQPAGEAQVAPDHAEVTGFIFKVQANMDPNHRDRIAFMRQVSGTFKRGMKLTPSGLGKPIAIHLPILFFAQDREIADTAEAGDIIGIPNHGTLRVGDTLSEKNELRFTGLPNFAPEILRRVQLKDPTKTKQLRKALDDLSEEGVIQVFYPEIGAQHIVGVVGQLQLDVLISRLSAEYKVEAALEASPFATARWIKGDAKALAEFESFNRANLARDRDGDLVFMAKSPWDVNYQVEKNPELTFSATKER, translated from the coding sequence ATGTCGAACAGAAGAACCTTCGCGATCATCTCGCACCCTGACGCGGGTAAGACGACGCTGACCGAAAAGCTGCTGCTGCAAGGCGGAGCAATCCACCTCGCGGGCGAGGTCAAGGCGCGCGGGGCTGCACGGCGTGCGCGCTCGGACTGGATGAAGATCGAGCAACAGCGCGGTATCTCGGTCACGTCCAGCGTGATGACCTTTGAGCGGGACGGCGTGACCTTCAACCTGCTCGACACGCCGGGGCACGAGGACTTTTCCGAAGACACCTACCGCACGCTGACTGCGGTGGACTCGGCGGTCATGGTGATCGACGCGGCCAAGGGTATCGAGCCGCAGACCCGCAAGCTGTTCGAGGTCTGCCGCCTGCGGAACGTCCCGATCATTACCTTCGTCAACAAGGTCGACCGCGAGGGCCGCGATCCGTTCGAGACGCTCGACGAAGTCGCCGACATGCTCGCGCTTGATGTCTCGCCGCAAGGTTGGCCCATCGGAATGGGCGGGCGGTTCAAAGGCATTCTCGACTTCGAAACCGGCGAAGTCAGCCGCCCCGAAGGCCCCTCCAAGGAATTCCTGGGCAGGCGTGACGCCGATCCCGAGATACCCGAGGAATTCGCAGAGGAGGCCGAGCTTGCACAGGTCGGCTATCCCGAATTCGACCTCGAAGCCTATCGTAGCGGCGATTTGACGCCCGTCTATTTCGGATCGGCACTCAAGAATTTCGGTGTGACCGAACTGATCGAAGCCATCGCCAAATACGCTCCCCCGCCGCGCCCGCAACCTGCTGGCGAAGCGCAGGTTGCGCCTGACCACGCCGAGGTAACCGGCTTCATCTTCAAGGTTCAGGCCAACATGGACCCCAACCACCGCGACCGCATCGCATTCATGCGGCAGGTCTCGGGCACGTTTAAGCGCGGCATGAAGTTGACGCCAAGCGGTCTTGGCAAGCCGATTGCGATCCACTTGCCGATCCTGTTCTTCGCGCAAGACCGTGAGATCGCCGACACGGCAGAGGCGGGCGACATCATCGGTATTCCGAACCACGGCACGCTTCGCGTGGGCGATACCTTGTCGGAGAAGAATGAGCTGCGCTTTACTGGCCTGCCCAATTTCGCGCCCGAAATCCTGCGCCGTGTACAGCTGAAGGATCCGACCAAGACCAAGCAGCTTCGCAAGGCGCTCGACGACCTTTCCGAAGAAGGCGTCATTCAGGTGTTCTATCCCGAGATCGGCGCTCAGCATATTGTCGGCGTTGTGGGCCAACTGCAATTGGACGTGCTGATTTCGCGCCTCTCGGCTGAATACAAGGTTGAGGCCGCGCTCGAAGCATCGCCCTTCGCCACCGCGCGCTGGATCAAGGGCGATGCGAAGGCACTTGCCGAGTTCGAGAGCTTCAATCGCGCCAATCTCGCGCGTGATCGTGACGGCGATCTCGTTTTCATGGCCAAGAGTCCGTGGGACGTGAACTATCAGGTCGAGAAGAACCCCGAGCTCACGTTTAGCGCGACCAAGGAAAGGTGA
- the pheT gene encoding phenylalanine--tRNA ligase subunit beta, with protein MKFSITWLKDHLETEASLQEITDTLNAIGLEVEGVEDPSETLAGFKVAKVLTAKKHPDADKLQVLTVDTGEGDPLQVVCGAPNARAGMKGVLGLPGAVVPANGMELKKSAIRGVESNGMMCSVRELELGDEHDGIIELPEDASVGHSFADYQGSSPIIDVAITPNRPDCMGVYGIARDLAAAGLGTLKPIAMPEFEASGDCPVEIRTDDPEGCPAFYGRVITGVKNGPSPDWLQQRLKSAGQRPISLLVDLTNYLMLAFGRPAHVYDLAKLSGAVVARRAKDGEQVLALNEKTYTLDESMVVIADESQVHDIAGIMGGENSGVQDDTTDVLLEIAYFDPPRIGVTGRKLGLASDARTRFERGVDPAFLEDGLDILTGLIVELAGGSASEAVRAGVPPMAPKVVLFDTDLTAKLGGVDVPADEQRRILESLDFTVDANWNVTCPLRRHDIEGPADLVEEVVRIHGLDKVESVALPRMDGVARPTATPQQQMERKLRRAAAGSGLDEAVTWSFLPEHAAAHFTATDDLWRLDNPISEDMKVMRPSLIPGLLIAAKRNADRGAGASRLFELGRRYFRGKNGMSDERATLGIVLTGEKVQRGWASGKSVMYDAYDAKAAALSLLEAAGAPADKLMVMGEAGEQFHPGQSATLRLGPKQVLARFGMLHPATLKAFDMDGPVAAVELFLDAIPAKKAPKGPVSFARPGFTPPALQAVTRDFAFLVPADLPAEDLLKAVRGSDKANITAARVFDLFTGEGVPEGKKSLAIEVTLQPQEKSYKDADLKAIADNVVAAATKLGAELRG; from the coding sequence ATGAAGTTCTCGATCACGTGGCTGAAGGACCATCTCGAAACCGAGGCATCGTTGCAAGAAATCACCGATACGCTGAACGCGATCGGGCTTGAGGTCGAAGGCGTCGAAGACCCGTCCGAAACGCTTGCCGGGTTCAAGGTCGCAAAGGTACTGACGGCGAAAAAGCATCCCGATGCCGACAAGCTTCAGGTGCTCACCGTCGACACCGGCGAAGGCGATCCGCTGCAGGTGGTCTGCGGCGCTCCGAATGCGCGTGCTGGCATGAAGGGCGTGCTGGGCCTGCCCGGCGCGGTCGTCCCCGCTAATGGCATGGAGCTCAAGAAGAGCGCCATCCGAGGTGTCGAATCTAACGGCATGATGTGCTCGGTGCGCGAACTTGAGCTGGGCGATGAGCATGATGGCATCATTGAACTGCCCGAGGATGCGAGCGTCGGGCACAGCTTTGCCGACTATCAGGGCTCCTCGCCGATCATCGACGTCGCGATCACGCCCAACCGCCCGGATTGCATGGGCGTCTATGGCATCGCCCGCGACCTTGCGGCGGCTGGTCTTGGCACGTTGAAGCCAATTGCGATGCCCGAGTTTGAGGCGTCGGGCGATTGCCCGGTCGAAATCCGCACCGACGACCCCGAAGGCTGCCCGGCCTTCTATGGCCGCGTCATTACGGGCGTGAAGAACGGCCCGTCACCGGACTGGCTGCAACAGCGGCTCAAGAGCGCGGGCCAGCGTCCGATCTCGCTGCTGGTCGACCTCACCAACTACCTGATGCTCGCATTCGGGCGACCCGCGCACGTTTACGACCTTGCCAAGCTTTCGGGCGCAGTCGTCGCGCGCCGCGCGAAGGACGGTGAGCAGGTGCTGGCGCTCAACGAGAAGACCTACACGCTCGATGAGAGCATGGTGGTGATCGCGGATGAAAGCCAAGTCCACGACATCGCAGGCATCATGGGCGGCGAGAATTCGGGCGTTCAGGACGACACGACCGACGTGCTGCTCGAGATCGCTTACTTCGACCCGCCGCGCATCGGCGTAACGGGTCGCAAGCTGGGCCTTGCCTCCGACGCGCGCACCCGGTTCGAGCGCGGGGTCGATCCGGCATTCCTCGAAGATGGTCTCGATATTTTGACCGGCCTGATCGTCGAACTTGCAGGCGGAAGCGCGAGCGAAGCCGTGCGGGCCGGCGTCCCACCGATGGCTCCGAAAGTCGTGCTGTTCGACACCGACCTAACCGCCAAGCTCGGCGGCGTCGATGTACCAGCCGACGAGCAACGCCGTATCCTCGAAAGCCTCGACTTCACGGTCGATGCGAACTGGAACGTCACCTGTCCGCTGCGCCGTCACGATATCGAAGGTCCGGCCGACCTCGTCGAGGAAGTCGTGCGCATCCATGGTCTCGACAAGGTCGAAAGCGTTGCCCTCCCTCGCATGGACGGCGTGGCTCGTCCGACTGCTACGCCGCAGCAGCAGATGGAGCGCAAGCTTCGCCGCGCCGCTGCCGGAAGCGGACTGGACGAAGCCGTGACGTGGTCCTTCCTGCCCGAACATGCCGCCGCGCACTTCACGGCCACCGATGATCTGTGGAGGCTCGACAACCCGATCAGCGAGGACATGAAGGTCATGCGCCCCTCACTCATTCCGGGTCTGCTGATCGCCGCTAAGCGCAACGCCGATCGCGGCGCGGGCGCCTCGCGCCTGTTCGAGCTTGGCCGTCGCTACTTCCGCGGCAAGAATGGCATGAGCGATGAGCGCGCGACACTTGGCATCGTGCTGACGGGGGAGAAGGTGCAGCGTGGCTGGGCCTCGGGCAAGTCCGTGATGTACGACGCCTATGACGCGAAGGCCGCCGCGCTCTCATTGCTCGAAGCAGCAGGTGCGCCGGCGGACAAGCTGATGGTGATGGGGGAAGCTGGCGAACAGTTTCATCCGGGCCAGTCTGCAACCTTGCGCCTCGGTCCCAAACAAGTGCTTGCGCGCTTCGGCATGCTCCATCCCGCGACGCTCAAGGCGTTCGACATGGATGGACCTGTTGCAGCGGTCGAGCTGTTCCTCGACGCAATCCCGGCGAAAAAGGCACCCAAGGGGCCGGTCAGCTTCGCACGGCCCGGCTTCACGCCGCCCGCACTGCAAGCCGTGACCCGCGACTTCGCCTTCCTCGTGCCCGCCGACCTTCCGGCAGAAGACCTGCTCAAGGCAGTTCGCGGCAGCGACAAGGCGAACATCACCGCCGCGCGCGTGTTCGACCTCTTCACCGGTGAAGGTGTGCCCGAAGGCAAGAAATCGCTCGCCATCGAAGTGACGCTGCAGCCGCAGGAAAAGAGCTACAAGGACGCAGACCTTAAAGCGATTGCCGACAATGTGGTGGCCGCAGCGACCAAGCTGGGAGCGGAACTGCGCGGCTAA
- the pheS gene encoding phenylalanine--tRNA ligase subunit alpha, with protein MTELTQQKTTALAAIAASTSLDALEEQRVAALGKKGWVSLALKTLGQMSPEERKDAAPAIQAVRAEVAEAIDARKTALEAEALEAQLASETIDLTLPAPDRHKGSIHPVSQVMDELAEIFADLGFQVATGPEIEDDWHNFTALNMDESHPARAMHDTFYFPDKSADGGQMLLRTHTSPVQIRSMKKQGAPIRIIAPGRVYRSDSDATHTPMFHQVEGLVVDKGIHLGHLKWTLETFFKAFFEREDITLRLRPSYFPFTEPSVEVDVGYSNEGNRRVVGGHGDDEGHDWMELGGSGMVNRRVLEMAGVDPDEYQGFAFGLGIDRIAMLKYGMNDLRAFFDGDPRWLQHYGFSPYDQPTLSAGVGARP; from the coding sequence ATGACTGAACTGACACAACAAAAGACCACCGCTCTTGCAGCGATCGCGGCCTCGACGTCGCTCGACGCGCTCGAGGAACAGCGCGTTGCTGCGCTCGGCAAGAAGGGCTGGGTCAGCCTTGCTCTCAAGACGCTCGGGCAGATGAGCCCGGAGGAGCGCAAGGACGCAGCTCCCGCGATCCAGGCTGTGCGCGCCGAAGTCGCCGAAGCTATCGACGCGCGCAAGACCGCGCTCGAAGCCGAAGCTCTCGAAGCGCAGCTGGCAAGCGAGACGATCGACCTGACGCTGCCCGCACCGGACAGGCACAAGGGCTCGATCCACCCGGTGAGCCAGGTGATGGATGAGCTGGCGGAGATCTTCGCCGACCTCGGCTTCCAGGTCGCGACCGGTCCCGAGATCGAGGACGACTGGCACAACTTCACCGCGCTCAACATGGATGAGAGCCACCCGGCGCGCGCGATGCACGACACGTTCTACTTCCCGGACAAGTCGGCTGATGGCGGGCAGATGCTCTTGAGGACGCACACCTCTCCGGTCCAGATCCGCTCGATGAAGAAGCAAGGTGCCCCGATCCGCATCATCGCGCCGGGCCGCGTCTACCGCTCCGACAGCGATGCAACGCACACCCCGATGTTCCATCAGGTCGAAGGCCTCGTCGTCGACAAAGGCATCCATCTTGGCCACCTGAAATGGACGCTGGAGACCTTCTTCAAGGCCTTCTTCGAGCGCGAGGATATCACGCTTCGCCTGCGCCCCTCCTACTTCCCCTTCACCGAACCTTCGGTCGAAGTCGATGTCGGTTACTCGAACGAGGGCAATCGCCGCGTAGTCGGCGGCCATGGCGATGACGAGGGCCATGACTGGATGGAGCTGGGCGGCAGCGGGATGGTCAATCGCCGCGTACTCGAAATGGCGGGTGTCGACCCGGATGAATATCAGGGTTTTGCCTTCGGCCTCGGCATCGACCGCATCGCCATGCTCAAATACGGAATGAACGATCTGCGCGCCTTCTTCGATGGCGATCCGCGCTGGCTGCAGCATTACGGCTTCTCGCCCTACGACCAGCCGACGCTTTCTGCAGGCGTGGGAGCGCGGCCATGA
- a CDS encoding AraC family transcriptional regulator: MRNELGNAITIRFALPAEELRPYVTTYYCTEVAASPSEPVLEDYLHPEWANLRFMKEGWAQSAIGDAPLATTPAFSATGPTSRATRFRIGTGRSWGIGLMPLGWACLVDAHASDYADRVADGAADAAFAAFQPLARALANSKGDFVSELRLIEAHMAQLKPAEHASAQAIQRIHAQLVDPELSKVSDLADRVAMNVRSLERMSRRAFGFTPKLLLRRQRFLRSLAQFMLDPSLKWLSTMDYQYHDQAHFVRDFKRFMGMSPTAYARLDKPFLVAAARARMSIAGEAVQGLHDPTSKGA; encoded by the coding sequence ATGCGAAACGAATTGGGCAATGCGATAACGATCCGCTTTGCGCTGCCTGCTGAAGAGCTGCGGCCTTACGTGACGACCTATTACTGCACCGAAGTTGCCGCTTCGCCGAGCGAACCGGTGCTGGAAGACTATCTGCACCCCGAATGGGCCAATCTTCGCTTCATGAAAGAAGGGTGGGCCCAAAGCGCGATCGGCGATGCGCCGCTTGCGACCACGCCCGCCTTCTCCGCGACCGGCCCGACGAGCAGGGCGACCCGTTTCCGCATCGGCACCGGCAGGAGCTGGGGCATCGGTCTGATGCCGCTTGGCTGGGCTTGTCTGGTGGATGCACATGCCAGCGACTATGCCGATCGGGTTGCCGACGGAGCCGCAGACGCTGCATTTGCCGCGTTTCAGCCGCTGGCCCGCGCGCTGGCTAACAGCAAGGGCGATTTCGTCTCGGAGCTTCGCTTGATCGAGGCGCACATGGCGCAGCTGAAACCGGCTGAGCACGCCTCGGCGCAGGCCATCCAGCGCATCCACGCGCAGTTGGTCGATCCGGAGCTTTCCAAGGTCTCCGACCTCGCGGACCGGGTGGCGATGAACGTGCGGTCGCTTGAGCGGATGTCCCGGCGCGCCTTCGGCTTCACTCCCAAGCTGCTGCTGCGGCGTCAGCGTTTCCTGCGCAGTCTTGCTCAGTTCATGCTCGACCCGTCGCTCAAATGGCTGTCCACGATGGATTATCAGTACCACGATCAGGCGCATTTCGTACGTGATTTCAAGCGCTTCATGGGGATGAGCCCGACCGCATATGCGCGGCTGGACAAGCCGTTCCTCGTCGCTGCTGCCCGCGCGCGAATGTCCATTGCGGGCGAAGCCGTGCAGGGTCTGCACGACCCGACATCCAAGGGCGCTTGA
- a CDS encoding AraC family transcriptional regulator, translated as MGIEEDMRTGAIAPATGLTGPRHSVRSQFFAPPSQFDGCFTTFYHLELDVADGGIVEDYLQPEWGNIRFFSGALPKSQIGETSLEGARYNATGPSSLPCHFTVGTTRMWGIGFLPMGWARFVDADAYDLANTVFGGARHRAFRKFDALSGVLCDPDATLEEQYGHIVEVMDGLMRQSRDEPKIVRVHAALVSGEHFAVGELADACGMSIRTLERVCHRYFGFAPKLLMRRQRFMRSLTSFMVDRAQGGGLRWTEAMDGDYHDQAQFTREFTEFMTMTPTQYAALDKPVLTSFMEARARVWGSAAQTLDKPKQGEES; from the coding sequence ATGGGGATAGAAGAGGACATGCGCACCGGAGCGATCGCTCCGGCAACCGGGCTTACAGGGCCTCGGCACTCTGTCCGAAGCCAGTTCTTCGCTCCACCGTCCCAGTTCGACGGGTGCTTCACGACGTTCTACCATCTTGAGCTCGACGTGGCCGACGGCGGGATTGTCGAGGACTATCTCCAGCCTGAATGGGGCAATATCCGGTTCTTCAGCGGCGCGCTGCCAAAGTCGCAGATCGGCGAAACATCGCTCGAAGGCGCGCGCTACAATGCTACGGGGCCAAGCTCGCTTCCCTGCCACTTCACGGTGGGCACGACCCGCATGTGGGGGATCGGCTTCCTGCCGATGGGATGGGCGCGGTTCGTCGATGCGGACGCATACGATCTTGCCAACACTGTCTTCGGCGGCGCCCGGCACCGGGCCTTCCGCAAATTCGATGCGCTGTCGGGCGTGCTCTGCGACCCGGACGCAACTCTCGAAGAGCAATATGGCCACATCGTCGAGGTCATGGACGGGCTCATGAGGCAATCTCGCGACGAGCCCAAGATTGTCCGCGTCCATGCCGCGCTCGTCAGCGGGGAGCATTTCGCGGTCGGCGAGCTCGCGGATGCGTGCGGCATGAGCATCCGCACGCTGGAGCGGGTTTGCCACCGCTATTTCGGCTTCGCGCCCAAACTGCTGATGCGTCGCCAACGCTTCATGCGCAGCCTCACCAGCTTCATGGTTGACCGTGCGCAAGGGGGCGGCCTGCGCTGGACCGAAGCCATGGACGGCGATTATCACGACCAGGCGCAATTCACCCGCGAGTTCACCGAGTTCATGACCATGACCCCGACCCAATATGCCGCGCTCGACAAGCCGGTGCTCACGTCATTCATGGAAGCGCGTGCAAGGGTGTGGGGCAGCGCGGCGCAGACGCTCGACAAGCCCAAACAGGGCGAAGAGAGCTAA
- the rplT gene encoding 50S ribosomal protein L20 — translation MPRIKRGVTTRAKHKRLLDQAKGYRGRRKNTIRIARQAVEKAGQYAYRDRRIKKRNFRALWIQRINAAVRAEGLTYSQFMHGVKLAGIELDRKVMADLAMNEEAAFKTIIAQAKDALPA, via the coding sequence ATGCCTCGCATCAAACGCGGCGTTACCACGCGCGCCAAGCACAAGCGTCTGCTCGATCAAGCCAAGGGCTATCGCGGTCGTCGCAAGAACACCATCCGTATCGCTCGTCAGGCCGTCGAAAAGGCCGGCCAGTACGCCTACCGCGATCGCCGCATCAAGAAGCGCAACTTCCGCGCTCTGTGGATCCAGCGCATCAATGCGGCGGTCCGCGCTGAAGGCCTGACCTATTCGCAGTTCATGCACGGCGTGAAGCTTGCCGGGATCGAGCTTGACCGCAAGGTCATGGCCGACCTTGCCATGAACGAAGAAGCGGCGTTCAAGACGATCATCGCTCAGGCGAAAGACGCGCTTCCCGCCTGA
- the rpmI gene encoding 50S ribosomal protein L35, whose product MPKLKTKSGVKKRFKITATGKVKHGVAGKRHRLISHNAKYIRQNRGTTVLSEHDTKTVKKWAPYGLD is encoded by the coding sequence ATGCCCAAGCTTAAGACCAAGAGTGGTGTGAAGAAACGCTTCAAGATCACCGCAACCGGCAAGGTCAAGCACGGTGTCGCTGGCAAGCGCCACCGCCTGATCAGCCACAATGCGAAGTACATCCGCCAGAACCGCGGCACCACCGTCCTGTCCGAACACGACACGAAGACGGTGAAGAAATGGGCCCCTTACGGGCTCGACTGA